From one Lolium rigidum isolate FL_2022 chromosome 4, APGP_CSIRO_Lrig_0.1, whole genome shotgun sequence genomic stretch:
- the LOC124707506 gene encoding 40S ribosomal protein S8-like has product MGISRDSMHKRRATGGKMKAWRKKRKYELGRQPANTKLSSNKTVRRVRVRGGNVKWRALRLDTGNYSWGSEAVTRKTRLLDVVYNSSNNELVRTQTLVKNAIVQVDAAPFKQWYLTHYGVDIGRKKKPPAAAKKDATEEGDASPAEETRKSNNVQRKLERRQQGRTLDSHIEEQFSSGRLLACISSRPGQCGRADGYILEGKELEFYMRKLQKKKGKGAAA; this is encoded by the exons ATGG GTATCTCTCGGGACTCCATGCACAAGCGCCGCGCCACTGGCGGCAAGATGAAGgcctggaggaagaagaggaa GTATGAGCTCGGCCGCCAGCCTGCCAACACCAAGCTCTCAAGCAACAAGACTGTAAGGAGGGTTCGTGTCCGTGGAGGCAATGTGAAGTGGAGGGCCCTCCGCTTGGACACAGGCAACTACTCCTGGGGAAGCGAGGCTGTCACTCGCAAGACTCGCCTCCTTGATGTGGTTTACAACTCTTCAAATAATGAGCTTGTTAGGACACAGACTCTTGTGAAAAATGCCATCGTGCAAGTGGATGCTGCCCCCTTCAAACAGTGGTATCTCACTCATTATGGAGTGGATATTGGTAGGAAGAAGAAGCCCCCTGCTGCTGCCAAGAAGGATGCTACGGAG GAGGGTGATGCTTCTCCTGCAGAGGAAACCAGGAAAAGCAACAATGTTCAGAGGAAGTTGGAGAGGCGCCAGCAGGGCCGCACCCTAGACTCTCACATCGAAGAGCAGTTCAGCAGTGGGAGATTGTTAGCCTGCATTTCTTCCCGCCCTGGGCAGTGTGGACGAGCTGATGG TTATATCCTTGAGGGCAAGGAGTTGGAGTTCTACATGAGAAAACTTCAGAAGAAGAAGGGCAAGGGTGCCGCAGCATAG